In Carya illinoinensis cultivar Pawnee chromosome 9, C.illinoinensisPawnee_v1, whole genome shotgun sequence, the following are encoded in one genomic region:
- the LOC122276415 gene encoding protein PLANT CADMIUM RESISTANCE 11-like isoform X3, whose translation MADLEKGEKVEMQLRDKEEDHEENERFIEGMALLDFDMLCSTVALQTRQGKWSSFVSVGQGEQEDGGEISGVLRMWEGEVLDCFQDRRIALESACCPCYRFGKNMRRAGFGSCFVQGSVYFILVVSALLNWIAFIVTKRHYFLYLALALTVCIGTYLGFIRTQMKKRFNIGGSNSSLDDCIYHLICPCCMLCQHHV comes from the exons ATGGCGGACTTGGAGAAGGGAGAGAAGGTGGAAATGCAGCTGAGAGATAAGGAGGAGGACCATGAGGAGAACGAGAGGTTTATTGAGGGAATGGCGTTGCTTGACTTTGACATGCTCTGCTCAACGGTGGCTTTGCAGACTCGGCAGGGAAAATGGAGTAGCTTCGTGAGCGTTGGACAAGGCGAACAAGAAGACGGAGGGGAGATAAGCGGGGTCCTCAGGATGTGGGAGGGTGAGGTCCTCGACTGCTTCCAGGACCGTCGTATCGCTCTCGAATCAGCTTG TTGTCCCTGCTACAGATTTGGAAAGAACATGAGAAGAGCTGGTTTTGGTTCTTGTTTTGTTCAG GGATCCGTTTACTTCATTCTTGTTGTTAGTGCTCTTCTGAACTGGATTGCCTTTATTGTCACCAAGCGGCACTACTTTCTCTATTTGGCACTTGCTTTAACCGTTTGTATAGGGACATATTTGGGCTTTATCCGCACACAGATGAAGAAAAGATTTAACATCGGG GGCAGTAATAGTTCCTTGGATGATTGCATCTACCATCTTATCTGCCCGTGCTGCATGTTATGCCAG
- the LOC122276415 gene encoding cell number regulator 2-like isoform X2 has product MADLEKGEKVEMQLRDKEEDHEENERFIEGMALLDFDMLCSTVALQTRQGKWSSFVSVGQGEQEDGGEISGVLRMWEGEVLDCFQDRRIALESACCPCYRFGKNMRRAGFGSCFVQGSVYFILVVSALLNWIAFIVTKRHYFLYLALALTVCIGTYLGFIRTQMKKRFNIGGSNSSLDDCIYHLICPCCMLCQMTAFYFVRPTHWIWTGCPCFWQHMKLPWVKD; this is encoded by the exons ATGGCGGACTTGGAGAAGGGAGAGAAGGTGGAAATGCAGCTGAGAGATAAGGAGGAGGACCATGAGGAGAACGAGAGGTTTATTGAGGGAATGGCGTTGCTTGACTTTGACATGCTCTGCTCAACGGTGGCTTTGCAGACTCGGCAGGGAAAATGGAGTAGCTTCGTGAGCGTTGGACAAGGCGAACAAGAAGACGGAGGGGAGATAAGCGGGGTCCTCAGGATGTGGGAGGGTGAGGTCCTCGACTGCTTCCAGGACCGTCGTATCGCTCTCGAATCAGCTTG TTGTCCCTGCTACAGATTTGGAAAGAACATGAGAAGAGCTGGTTTTGGTTCTTGTTTTGTTCAG GGATCCGTTTACTTCATTCTTGTTGTTAGTGCTCTTCTGAACTGGATTGCCTTTATTGTCACCAAGCGGCACTACTTTCTCTATTTGGCACTTGCTTTAACCGTTTGTATAGGGACATATTTGGGCTTTATCCGCACACAGATGAAGAAAAGATTTAACATCGGG GGCAGTAATAGTTCCTTGGATGATTGCATCTACCATCTTATCTGCCCGTGCTGCATGTTATGCCAG ATGACAGCATTCTATTTTGTAAGGCCAACTCATTGGATTTGGACAGGCTGTCCATGCTTTTGGCAACATATGAAACTGCCTTGGGTCAAAGACTAA
- the LOC122276415 gene encoding protein PLANT CADMIUM RESISTANCE 11-like isoform X1, whose translation MADLEKGEKVEMQLRDKEEDHEENERFIEGMALLDFDMLCSTVALQTRQGKWSSFVSVGQGEQEDGGEISGVLRMWEGEVLDCFQDRRIALESACCPCYRFGKNMRRAGFGSCFVQGSVYFILVVSALLNWIAFIVTKRHYFLYLALALTVCIGTYLGFIRTQMKKRFNIGGSNSSLDDCIYHLICPCCMLCQESRTLEMNNVQDGIWHGRGDTIYIGGFHEGSKAFYELKQPSPALKTSPEPCSMEKSANGSDYAST comes from the exons ATGGCGGACTTGGAGAAGGGAGAGAAGGTGGAAATGCAGCTGAGAGATAAGGAGGAGGACCATGAGGAGAACGAGAGGTTTATTGAGGGAATGGCGTTGCTTGACTTTGACATGCTCTGCTCAACGGTGGCTTTGCAGACTCGGCAGGGAAAATGGAGTAGCTTCGTGAGCGTTGGACAAGGCGAACAAGAAGACGGAGGGGAGATAAGCGGGGTCCTCAGGATGTGGGAGGGTGAGGTCCTCGACTGCTTCCAGGACCGTCGTATCGCTCTCGAATCAGCTTG TTGTCCCTGCTACAGATTTGGAAAGAACATGAGAAGAGCTGGTTTTGGTTCTTGTTTTGTTCAG GGATCCGTTTACTTCATTCTTGTTGTTAGTGCTCTTCTGAACTGGATTGCCTTTATTGTCACCAAGCGGCACTACTTTCTCTATTTGGCACTTGCTTTAACCGTTTGTATAGGGACATATTTGGGCTTTATCCGCACACAGATGAAGAAAAGATTTAACATCGGG GGCAGTAATAGTTCCTTGGATGATTGCATCTACCATCTTATCTGCCCGTGCTGCATGTTATGCCAG GAATCGAGAACGTTGGAGATGAACAATGTCCAAGATGGAATTTGGCATGGTCGGGGTGACACAATATACATTGGTGGTTTTCATGAAGGGAGCAAAGCGTTCTATGAACTTAAGCAACCTTCTCCTGCATTAAAAACGTCCCCTGAACCCTGCAGCATGGAAAAAAGTGCAAATGGGAGTGATTATGCTTCAACTTAA